The Ornithinimicrobium faecis region CGGCGAGGTTGCCCCGCCCCCGCGGCACCGGGGACAGCCGCAGGGAGATGCCGAAGGCCAGCAGCATGCACGGGATGGCCAGACCACCGATCAGATCGATCGGGGCACGGACCGGATCGGGCAGCTCCACCCCCGTCACCGCGACGATCAGGCCGAGCAGGCTGCCGATCGTCAGCGGGTTGGTCAGCGGCGAGAGCACGAGCCGTCGAACGGACACCCGCGAACGCCCGGTGGCGTCCAGGGCGGCGAGCCATCCCGGCTGCAGGACCAACAGTTGCAGCAGCAGGATCGGGGCCGCCCACGAGGCATCACCGAGCACATAGATCGCGATCGGGATGCCCAGGTTGTTGGAGTTGACATAGCTGACGCTCATCCCGCCCATCACGGCGTGTGACAGCGGGCGGTGCAGCACGAGCCGGGCAAACAGCACATAGGCCGTGGCAGTCACCAGCACGCCAGCCAGCGTGGCGACCAGGAATCCGGAGAACAGGGTGCCGACATCCGCGTCGGCGACGACCAGGAAGAGCAGGGCCGGCGACCCCACCCAGAAGGTCAACCGGGCGAGCAGCTGCTGGCCCTCGCGATCAAACAGCTTGGTGTGCGCGAGCAGCCAGCCGATCGCGATGACCACCGCGATCAGCCAGAATCCCTGCAGGACAGCCACCACGGGCAGTCATTATCCGCTCCGGCTCGACCCGGCGGTGCGGCACCCGGTGCACTGCCAGGGGCTGGCCCCCGCGGGTGAGGCCGACGAGCAGGGGCGCTACGGTGAATGAGACGGGCCCGCTGCCCGCGGAGCCCCTCAGGCCGTAGGAGCGGCCGTCTCGAGACTAGGAGCCTCCCATGCCTAACC contains the following coding sequences:
- a CDS encoding AEC family transporter, whose product is MAVLQGFWLIAVVIAIGWLLAHTKLFDREGQQLLARLTFWVGSPALLFLVVADADVGTLFSGFLVATLAGVLVTATAYVLFARLVLHRPLSHAVMGGMSVSYVNSNNLGIPIAIYVLGDASWAAPILLLQLLVLQPGWLAALDATGRSRVSVRRLVLSPLTNPLTIGSLLGLIVAVTGVELPDPVRAPIDLIGGLAIPCMLLAFGISLRLSPVPRGRGNLAELGAMVLLKLAVMPLTSWLVAGPVLGLSSEEVLAAVIMASLPTAQNVFILAVAYRRGENIARDSVFLTTFLAMPAMLLLVHLMGAG